One part of the Aspergillus luchuensis IFO 4308 DNA, chromosome 5, nearly complete sequence genome encodes these proteins:
- a CDS encoding uncharacterized protein (InterPro:IPR000477;~antiSMASH:Cluster_5.1) translates to MGDIESEAYTVVVGIPQGSPLSPALYLFYNADLLEVAANRHIQTSGWIDDVCFFTRSTSTK, encoded by the coding sequence ATGGGAGATATCGAGTCTGAAGCCTACACGGTGGTCGTCGGAATCCCCCAGGGCTCACCCCTCTCACCCGCGCTGTATCTCTTCTATAACGCGGACCTCCTCGAGGTCGCTGCGAATAGACACATACAAACGTCGGGCTGGATCGACGATGTCTGCTTTTTCACGAGGAGCACATCGACTAAATAA
- a CDS encoding uncharacterized protein (COG:S;~EggNog:ENOG410QDNC;~antiSMASH:Cluster_5.1) yields METDVKEKLDMFKDAFFPQPPEVDLTDVRNYKYPSPMQLPPITRREVTEAIRHMPGKKTPGKDTIPSHLLRHISPYIAEPLATLPSVPPVTLLPPTLPRIGHSNAQETGERRL; encoded by the coding sequence ATGGAAACAGACGTAAAGGAAAAGTTGGATATGTTCAAAGACGCTTTCTTCCCACAACCTCCTGAAGTGGACCTGACTGACGTCCGAAACTACAAGTATCCAAGCCCAATGCAGCTCCCACCGATCACGCGGCGGGAGGTGACAGAAGCAATCCGACATATGCCGGGCAAAAAGACACCGGGAAAGGACACTATCCCAAGCCACCTGCTACGCCACATCTCACCATACATCGCGGAACCCCTCGCGACCTTACCAAGCGTGCCTCCGGTTACACTACTGCCCCCAACACTTCCGAGAATCGGTCACAGTAACGCTCAGGAAACCGGGGAAAGGCGACTATAG
- a CDS encoding uncharacterized protein (antiSMASH:Cluster_5.1) codes for MLKETDPKPAPSCVLRKGLHTAWTQCLSAEEGNGQNRTGSTESTCLLPRNRRFREVDSGASMRTQEHATTRSTSPIGTQDNTSMPGSSQTSIASSQPRPYDLRKAIQPSTRLAGQEWQTAHKRRRTVARRILAESPANTRRVEVTTQPDNPTPGENTQPISNFFEARLPVNNEKANHIINTTAQCHEVTRQGDGDPV; via the coding sequence ATGTTGAAGGAGACCGACCCCAAACCGGCACCGTCGTGTGTGCTGCGCAAAGGACTACACACGGCATGGACGCAATGCCTGTCcgcggaggaaggaaatggcCAGAATAGAACAGGCTCGACAGAATCGACCTGTCTTCTACCACGAAACAGACGATTCCGGGAGGTCGATAGTGGCGCCAGTATGAGAACTCAGGAGCATGCCACGACGCGTTCAACAAGCCCGATTGGAACACAAGACAACACCAGCATGCCAGGGAGCTCACAGACGAGCATTGCCTCCAGCCAACCGCGCCCATACGATCTGAGGAaagccatccagccatccacGCGGTTAGCTGGACAGGAGTGGCAGACGGCGCATAAGAGACGACGCACTGTCGCGCGACGTATTCTCGCCGAAAGTCCCGCGAATACCAGAAGAGTGGAGGTGACGACGCAACCAGATAACCCAACTCCAGGGGAAAACACGCAGCCGATCTCAAACTTCTTTGAAGCACGCCTCCCAGTCAATAATGAAAAGGCAAACCACATTATCAATACTACAGCACAATGTCATGAAGTCACTCGACAAGGTGATGGCGACCCCGTGTAG
- a CDS encoding uncharacterized protein (COG:S;~EggNog:ENOG410PVNY;~antiSMASH:Cluster_5.1): MVWGCFSYYKKGPLHIWKPETAKQKREASNEIRKLNEELEPIRKQEWEMTTSLARMKLRTGRTPGREPKWSWNRANSRLERETGGGIDWYRYYEVSYFFLSISMQELTESLNLGRPCSKIDPPNTIILEDGAPAHRHHFQNTVYSIFGIQKILDWPGNSPDLNAIEAAWPWMKRRTTSRGAPRDKKTAEEAWFKAWEELSQEKIQHWIERLMRHIQEIIRLEGGNEYKEGRTGSDKREWKGVRIKGYLSKREDLGEGPLF; this comes from the coding sequence ATGGTCTGGGGTTGTTTCTCTTACTACAAGAAAGGACCCTTGCATATTTGGAAGCCAGAGACAGCTAAGCAAAAGCGAGAAGCATCTAATGAGATTAGGAAGTTGAATGAAGAGCTGGAGCCAATCAGAAAGCAAGAATGGGAGATGACTACCTCTCTAGCTAGAATGAAGCTACGTACTGGTCGTACACCTGGTCGAGAGCCTAAATGGTCATGGAATCGCGCAAACAGCCGTTTAGAGCGGGAGACTGGAGGAGGCATTGATTGGTATCGATATTATGAAGTCagttattttttcttatcaaTTTCTATGCAAGAACTAACTGAATCTTTAAATTTAGGAAGACCTTGTTCCAAAATTGATCCCCCAAATACTATTATACTTGAAGACGGCGCACCCGCTCACCGACATCACTTCCAAAACactgtatatagtatattcgGTATTCAAAAGATCCTAGATTGGCCAGGCAATTCGCCTGATTTAAACGCAATCGAAGCTGCCTGGCCCTGGATGAAACGACGTACAACCTCACGAGGTGCACCTCGAGATAAGAAGACCGCTGAAGAAGCTTGGTTCAAAGCATGGGAAGAGCTATcgcaggagaagatccaaCACTGGATTGAACGATTGATGAGACATATACAAGAGATCATTCGCTTAGAGGGAGGCAACGAATACAAGGAGGGTCGTACAGGAAGTGATAAGCGGGAGTGGAAGGGGGTCCGCATCAAGGGATACCTCTCTAAACGTGAGGATCTTGGTGAAGGACCCCTATTCTAG
- a CDS encoding uncharacterized protein (COG:S;~EggNog:ENOG410PJDC;~InterPro:IPR000073,IPR029058,IPR013595;~MEROPS:MER0000440;~PFAM:PF08386,PF00561;~TransMembrane:1 (i21-39o);~antiSMASH:Cluster_5.1) — translation MDKQPLLPDNTTERRFRNPSFRRWTFILVLLIIIGAATLRHNLFLPGNNSERLSERYEGELISWEPCVPSNGITTECSKVDVPMDHFNHGASGNRTFTIPLIRMRGANATKNLIINPGGPGMSGIEYLNDHGEQLRSIIGEGFHLLSFDPRGVNKATPLASCYPDAAAREHFSRVRFRNLEIDSPETYAWTQNFAKACSDTMGEQAKYINTPQTAADMNTILAAVGQEDMFYWGFSYGSLLGQTYAGMFPARSKRVIIDGIVNQFKWYNGTFEMESQVDTNRVFYGFLNECFKAGPVKCPLSSIATSAEQLQYIVLSSMKKLREQPLSVYLNQTAYGLLKYENLWYDVVLPALYSPSTWFTLASHLHQIILGNATDVFLASGNKDAWDLGHEGSEFIRLNDGLSGPAYWPQDRQSLLDYMIPLLNGSMFGAIHGKIFFMRQQWNIPRTHHYMPQKGVKTAHPLLILSTTYDPVCPLVSAHPAQEAFVGSRIVRINGFGHCSTSVNSSCVAKILHNFLYDGSVPETSTECEVDSSYF, via the coding sequence ATGGACAAGCAACCTTTGCTTCCCGATAATACCACGGAACGGCGTTTTCGAAATCCCAGCTTCAGACGTTGGACTTTCATCTTGGTACTCTTGATCATTATCGGGGCTGCCACACTACGGCACAATTTATTCTTGCCAGGGAATAATAGTGAGAGGTTATCTGAAAGATATGAAGGTGAACTCATAAGTTGGGAACCCTGTGTACCTTCCAATGGAATTACTACAGAGTGCAGCAAGGTCGATGTTCCTATGGACCATTTCAACCATGGTGCCTCCGGAAATAGGACTTTCACAATACCACTCATCCGCATGCGCGGCGCCAATGCAACCAAAAACCTCATCATAAATCCGGGCGGTCCTGGGATGAGTGGTATCGAATATCTTAATGATCATGGGGAACAACTGAGGTCAATAATTGGCGAGGGATTCCATTTGCTCTCGTTCGATCCTCGTGGTGTAAACAAAGCAACACCACTGGCTTCTTGTTAtccagatgctgctgctcgggAACATTTTTCTAGAGTCAGGTTCCGCAATCTTGAGATTGACAGCCCCGAGACGTACGCTTGGACGCAAAATTTCGCCAAAGCATGTTCAGACACCATGGGGGAGCAGGCCAAGTATATCAATACGCCCCAGACAGCAGCAGATATGAATACAATCTTAGCTGCAGTAGGCCAGGAAGACATGTTTTATTGGGGCTTCAGTTATGGCAGCCTGCTGGGGCAGACCTACGCAGGAATGTTTCCTGCGCGTTCCAAACGTGTCATCATTGATGGTATAGTTAATCAATTTAAGTGGTACAATGGTACTTTCGAAATGGAATCACAAGTCGACACAAATAGGGTGTTTTACGGTTTCCTGAACGAGTGTTTCAAGGCAGGCCCAGTGAAATGCCCCTTGTCTTCAATCGCCACGTCTGCAGAACAATTGCAATATATCGTGCTCTCTTCGATGAAGAAGCTACGAGAACAGCCACTCAGCGTATATCTGAACCAGACGGCATACGGCTTACTAAAATATGAAAACTTGTGGTACGATGTTGTTCTGCCAGCACTTTATTCTCCATCCACATGGTTTACGCTCGCAAGTCACTTGCACCAGATTATTTTGGGAAATGCGACCGATGTTTTTCTTGCTAGTGGTAATAAGGATGCTTGGGATCTGGGGCATGAAGGAAGTGAGTTTATTAGGTTGAACGATGGTCTAAGTGGCCCCGCATATTGGCCACAGGATAGACAGTCGCTGCTCGATTATATGATCCCCTTGTTGAATGGAAGCATGTTTGGTGCCATTCATGGTAAAATATTCTTCATGAGGCAACAGTGGAATATACCAAGAACCCATCATTATATGCCACAGAAGGGGGTTAAGACGGCACATCCCTTGCTCATTCTTTCAACTACATACGATCCTGTGTGCCCTCTCGTCTCCGCTCACCCAGCGCAGGAGGCGTTTGTGGGGTCGCGGATTGTCCGGATCAATGGCTTTGGCCACTGCTCCACCTCAGTGAATTCTTCGTGTGTTGCAAAGATCTTACACAATTTTCTGTATGATGGCAGTGTGCCGGAGACATCCACTGAATGTGAAGTGGACTCTTCGTACTTCTGA
- a CDS encoding uncharacterized protein (COG:I;~EggNog:ENOG410PMS5;~antiSMASH:Cluster_5.1), with product MAQYVQVGLQNIMQLGTESHGVCDFTSLLVVQPAQLLADAEGPNAIPAPASSEGTSVHDQVEGYFNYPLVVQDNVYDGRVEL from the coding sequence ATGGCGCAGTATGTGCAGGTTGGTCTGCAGAACATCATGCAGCTGGGTACTGAGTCCCATGGCGTCTGCGACTTCACCAGCTTACTGGTCGTCCAACCGGCGCAACTGCTCGCTGACGCAGAAGGTCCGAATGCGATCCCGGCGCCTGCGTCAAGCGAGGGAACGTCTGTGCATGATCAGGTGGAGGGCTACTTCAACTATCCGTTGGTGGTTCAGGACAATGTCTACGATGGCCGCGTAGAGCTGTAG
- a CDS encoding uncharacterized protein (COG:U;~EggNog:ENOG410PH2C;~InterPro:IPR022812,IPR027417;~antiSMASH:Cluster_5.1), translated as MLAVVPANVVIATQEIVEIARESDPDAIRTLKILTKPDLVDKGAEEKIIELVEGS; from the coding sequence ATGCTAGCTGTCGTTCCAGCCAACGTCGTTATTGCAACACAGGAGATCGTAGAAATTGCCAGAGAATCGGATCCCGATGCAATAAGAACACTCAAAATCCTTACCAAGCCCGATCTCGTGGACAAAGGCgcagaagagaaaatcaTCGAGCTAGTCGAAGGAAGCTAA
- a CDS encoding putative secondary metabolism biosynthetic enzyme (COG:I;~EggNog:ENOG410QE59;~InterPro:IPR000873,IPR009081,IPR036291,IPR013120, IPR042099,IPR020845;~PFAM:PF00550,PF01370,PF07993;~SMCOG1010:NAD-dependent epimerase/dehydratase;~antiSMASH:Cluster_5.1) — protein sequence MHAPETPASASSSTGRSASGQVEILDDLIRLRAADATQSPILAYPRHDEAFSYAYFRGRDLDTMTDRTSRERMEDDIVPTWLHRHDALVAFVSGRMRIIVGYRWVHHNPIRSHSNCKVYCQQRKPVFCSPIGTSMNQPMEKPGPVNFPLQTANIRKSDTAVILHSSGSTGLPKPLYLSNNALVSQMRYGPGLSSFNSLPWYHLYGLTTALQAMYSCNTAFMWDVSRPLTANSLTQALDIAKPASVHCVPYTLQLLIETPNGIDRRRSCKMATYGGAPCPGELGDLLVANGVRLGGLFGSFGGRVHLAPEDDRDWSYLQFFDRIQRFARMKWVSGSLYECVYLPGHPSLSASNADDGSYHSRDLFVQHPTHPKRWKYVARRDDRVTLINGEKVLPHPIEGTIRQHPLVDEAVVVGVQKAEPGLLIFRAAAAQDTPAEEVLDHIAMVEEANARAEQFSRISRAMVTVLPAGAACPRTDKGLIIRAQVYDDFEDDISKMYSRCHDRSGALQLSVDDTAAHLLRRCQNELRLPISTVHEDLYSQGVDSLQVIQLRRQYCRDFKFADAATVPQNLVYEAGNISRLAELIYAIQHGQDTQHEDEWALARDWVEQYSSFSGTPGSGARSNEKAAILTGATGSIGAHLLRTLLADETISTVYCLTRRSNPHDALFANFRRKQITIPPAWAERIVALQSDLAQSDLGVGDKRMRQMKRSVSLIIHVAWPVNFTLPLPSFEPHVKGLRNLISFSLSVDAPVPALLLFCSSVSTALASPAPEIEETPMGPNCALDMGYSRSKFVGEQLVSRAREAGAHAYTVRIGQVSGHSERGLWNDSEAIALMIRSALTLGALPDLDISCSWLPVDHLAACLQEIADACLTRREAGLTLSHRDDSVYNLVNPRRFTWSVLLEELRRPMDWHFEPCR from the exons ATGCATGCTCCCGAGACCCCTGCCTCTGCAAGCTCCTCTACTGGACGCTCGGCTTCCGGACAAGTTGAAATCCTCGACGATCTGATCCGACTGCGCGCAGCGGACGCCACCCAGAGTCCGATACTAGCATACCCTCGGCATGATGAAGCCTTTTCCTATGCCTATTTCCGTGGCCGAGACCTAGATACCATGACTGATCGGACCTCGCGAGAGCGGATGGAGGACGATATCGTGCCC ACTTGGTTGCATCGTCATGATGCTCTCGTCGCGTTTGTCAGCGGACGCATGCGTATCATTGTTGGATACCGTTGGGTGCACCACAATCCCATACGGTCGCACTCCAACTGTAAGGTCTACTGTCAACAGCGGAAGCCTGTCTTCTGCTCCCCGATCGGTACCAGCATGAACCAACCAATGGAGAAACCGGGACCAGTAAACTTTCCTCTACAAACGGCCAACATCCGGAAGAGCGACACCGCGGTGATTCTGCATTCTTCCGGGTCGACAGGTCTCCCAAAGCCGCTCTATCTTAGCAACAACGCTTTAGTATCACAGATGCGATACGGTCCGGGTCTCAGCTCCTTTAACTCATTGCCGTGGTATCACTTGTACGGCTTGACGACCGCACTCCAGGCCATGTATTCCTGCAACACGGCGTTTATGTGGGACGTGTCACGGCCTTTGACAGCAAACTCGCTGACTCAAGCTTTGGACATAGCCAAACCCGCATCCGTCCACTGCGTTCCCTATACTCTCCAACTGCTGATCGAGACGCCCAATGGCATAGACAGGCGCCGGTCGTGCAAGATGGCGACCTACGGAGGCGCACCCTGTCCGGGCGAGCTCGGTGATCTCCTTGTTGCCAATGGGGTCCGTCTCGGGGGTCTGTTTGGCTC GTTTGGTGGCCGAGTCCATCTCGCGCCCGAGGACGACCGCGATTGGAGCTATCTGCAATTCTTCGACCGTATTCAGCGGTTCGCCCGAATGAAGTGGGTGAGCGGCTCGTTGTACGAGTGTGTCTACCTGCCCGGCCATCCGAGCCTCAGCGCCTCCAACGCGGACGACGGCTCCTACCATTCGCGGGACCTTTTCGTCCAGCACCCGACACACCCGAAGCGGTGGAAGTATGTCGCCCGTCGCGACGACCGTGTCACACTCATCAACGGTGAAAAGGTGCTACCACATCCCATCGAGGGCACTATCCGCCAACATCCCCTCGTCGACGAGGCCGTCGTGGTAGGCGTGCAAAAAGCCGAACCGGGGCTGTTGATCTTCCGCGCAGCCGCCGCCCAAGATACCCCAGCCGAGGAAGTCCTCGACCACATCGCCATGGTGGAAGAGGCCAACGCCCGGGCGGAACAGTTTTCGCGCATCTCGCGGGCGATGGTCACCGTGCTGCCGGCAGGGGCGGCCTGCCCGCGGACCGACAAAGGATTGATCATCCGGGCGCAGGTATACGATGACTTTGAAGACGACATCAGCAAGATGTACAGCCGCTGCCATGACAGATCCGGTGCGCTGCAGTTAAGTGTGGACGACACCGCAGCCCATCTGTTGAGGCGGTGCCAAAACGAACTCCGCCTTCCGATCAGCACCGTCCACGAAGACTTGTACTCCCAGGGCGTAGACAGTCTTCAGGTTATCCAACTGCGACGACAATACTGCAGAGACTTCAAGTTCGCCGACGCCGCAACCGTCCCCCAGAACCTGGTGTACGAGGCGGGGAACATCTCTCGGCTGGCAGAGCTGATCTACGCCATCCAGCACGGCCAGGACACGCAGCACGAGGATGAATGGGCCTTGGCGCGCGACTGGGTCGAGCAATACTCCTCCTTTTCCGGCACCCCAGGCTCGGGCGCTCGGTCGAACGAGAAAGCAGCG ATCTTGACCGGCGCCACCGGATCGATCGGCGCGCATCTGCTCCGGACCTTGCTGGCGGATGAGACCATCTCCACCGTGTACTGTCTGACCAGACGGTCGAACCCGCACGACGCGCTCTTCGCCAACTTCCGCCGGAAACAGATTACCATCCCGCCCGCCTGGGCCGAACGGATTGTCGCGCTGCAGAGTGACCTCGCACAAAGCGACCTCGGCGTGGGCGACAAACGCATGCGCCAGATGAAGCGATCGGtgtccctcatcatccatgtcGCCTGGCCGGTGAACTTTACGCTGCCGCTCCCGAGCTTCGAGCCGCACGTCAAAGGCCTTCGCAATTTGATCAGTTTCTCCCTGTCCGTCGACGCGCCGGTCCCCGCGttgctcctcttctgctcctccgtctcGACCGCGCTCGCCTCGCCTGCGCCCGAGATCGAAGAGACCCCAATGGGGCCGAATTGCGCGCTGGACATGGGGTACAGCCGCTCCAAATTCGTCGGAGAACAGCTGGTCAGCCGCGCCCGGGAAGCAGGAGCCCATGCTTATACCGTGCGGATCGGCCAGGTCTCGGGTCACTCGGAAAGAGGCCTGTGGAATGACTCGGAAGCCATTGCCTTGATGATCCGGTCCGCCCTGACGCTGGGGGCATTGCCGGATCTGGACATCTCGTGCTCCTGGCTGCCGGTGGATCACCTCGCCGCCTGTCTGCAGGAGATCGCTGACGCGTGTCTCACTCGCCGCGAGGCTGGGCTTACCCTCAGCCACCGTGATGACAGCGTTTACAACTTGGTGAACCCCCGAAGGTTCACCTGGTCGGTCCTGTTGGAGGAACTCAGACGCCCCATGGACTGGCATTTCGAACCGTGCCGGTGA
- a CDS encoding uncharacterized protein (COG:S;~EggNog:ENOG410PZ4Z;~antiSMASH:Cluster_5.1), translating into MRAPTKPRRDTDIPNVYRRAKSKRLTRNDRDWRLKSRDMPDDFDTTQVLGTPFNGKELKTGMLSLEQAICKPTRAHQILLADGLPRLSDDDCVSPPLSSVLTAGNSFSAAGTVLTDFSWAEEHPRPCLHCSETAMRSLLQGEQHLRAILQHIFFSFHVGSLISTIPWCTQERRVDDDEWII; encoded by the coding sequence ATGAGGGCCCCGACGAAACCCCGACGGGATACAGATATTCCTAATGTCTACAGACGCGCGAAGTCTAAACGGTTGACCAGGAACGACCGAGATTGGAGGCTCAAGTCTCGAGACATGCCAGACGACTTTGACACAACCCAGGTATTGGGCACTCCGTTCAATGGTAAAGAACTAAAAACCGGCATGCTCTCTTTGGAGCAAGCCATTTGCAAACCTACTCGTGCGCACCAAATACTGTTGGCAGATGGCCTGCCACGGCTGAGCGACGATGATTGTGTAAGCCCGCCACTAAGCTCGGTCTTGACGGCAGGAAACAGCTTCTCTGCTGCGGGTACAGTACTGACCGACTTCTCGTGGGCCGAGGAACACCCGCGCCCATGTCTACACTGCAGCGAAACCGCAATGCGCTCCCTTCTCCAGGGCGAACAGCATCTCAGAGCCATCCTACAACACATTTTTTTCAGTTTCCATGTCGGATCTCTCATCTCCACGATCCCCTGGTGCACTCAGGAGCGTCGTGTGGACGACGACGAATGGATCATATGA